In Apium graveolens cultivar Ventura chromosome 10, ASM990537v1, whole genome shotgun sequence, the following are encoded in one genomic region:
- the LOC141690116 gene encoding disease resistance protein RUN1-like isoform X3 yields MLKLESSNSYRYDVFLSFRGEDTRKNFTDHLYTALSDQGLITFRDDEEIERGESIKSELEQGIQQSRSWIIVFSKNFAFSSWCLDELVLILECRNNSKRLLLPIFYHVDPSDIRKQSGCVYEALCRHEEKFKTEVDSIKRKDLLDKVKRWRIALTQVANLGGMPLQDVANGYESIFIQKIINVVRDKVNYKIPSITPRLVGIDASVESVRAISLWLRYGYADVEVFALYGMGGVGKTTIAKYVYNTNFQFFEGSSFLENIREYSERSDGLVCLQRQLLSDISKGKTPTINNLSDGIHKIQTALHQRKLLIVLDDVDRVEQLNAVFGMREWFYQGSKIIITTRNVHLLNAHEHCKRYAVEKMNFTDSLELFSWHAFRENRPPEGYINHVERIIKQCQGLPLALEVVGASLRGKKVDVWRSAIEKLEMIPHCKIQKMLQISYESLQDDHDRDLFLEIACFFNGEAMSFVVGLLDECNYFTTIGIENLIDRCLLKIDDGKLRMHQSIQSMGREIIRQPSPKDPGQRSRVWHYKDSLEVLKDETGTRTIEGLALDMDMTKAYQTEFRTEAFSVMHRLRILKLNKLLGSLKFLNLSNCHDIVKTPDFAQLPALEQLLLEDCVSLVEIDESIGMAEGLVLLNLKNCKLLKKLPNNLCMLKLLQTLIISGCSNLGVLPIEMRKMVSLKVFYADGLSFGNSGEKTQENESMLRFIWGWVSKPRIGPQLSLTSLLQSSISELSLANCNLHDNAFPKDFCVTSTLRFLNLSRNPIHFLPDCFKNLKKVEFLWLTECNQLEVLEDLPNIDDLVVMDCPSLEKITWMPGASFRGYCPPWGCTKLIDMGSIFKLVPIGQIDSEFINSCGIYDVEVKKKMRTRLYNSNSLTESRCPIQGVYEQLGGKTFSIFYPGDSVPDWFTIQCNASSVSFITSRSKLRYINTCIVYKLKSATEFFLMIDNRTKDDMIIYRPTCYGIPEGDEYMTWLSHWKFGMYEVAPGDEVTISTLACHSNHNFEVKEIGVELVYEEEERAYVHSTKLQETGQTSDNTSQYVIPYEIQPWTHHRTTHLYILGHVTVGRDFMIKRIFS; encoded by the exons ATGTTGAAATTAGAATCCTCAAATTCATATAGGTATGACGTATTTTTAAGTTTTAGAGGTGAAGATACCCGCAAAAATTTTACTGATCATCTTTATACTGCTCTAAGTGATCAAGGTTTGATCACTTTTAGAGATGATGAAGAGATTGAGAGAGGAGAGAGTATCAAATCTGAGTTAGAACAAGGTATCCAACAAtcaagaagttggatcattgtgTTCTCCAAGAATTTTGCGTTTTCAAGTTGGTGTCTCGATGAACTTGTGTTGATTCTCGAGTGTAGGAACAATTCTAAACGTCTTTTATTACCTATCTTCTACCATGTTGATCCATCCGATATTCGCAAACAATCTGGTTGTGTTTACGAAGCGTTATGTAGGCATGAAGAGAAATTCAAGACTGAAGTTGATAGTATAAAAAGAAAGGACTTGTTGGATAAAGTAAAGCGATGGAGGATTGCTCTTACTCAGGTTGCCAATTTGGGGGGAATGCCTTTGCAAGACGTAGCCAATGG GTACGAATCAAtatttattcagaaaataattaacgTCGTCAGGGATAAAGTGAATTATAAAATCCCAAGTATCACACCACGTCTTGTTGGAATTGATGCTTCAGTAGAATCAGTACGGGCCATAAGTTTATGGTTAAGATATGGTTACGCCGATGTGGAAGTGTTTGCACTGTATGGTATGGGAGGGGTGGGAAAGACAACCATTGCCAAATACGTTTATAACACAAACTTCCAATTCTTTGAAGGCAGCAGTTTTTTAGAAAATATTAGAGAATATTCTGAACGGTCTGATGGTTTAGTGTGCTTACAAAGGCAACTTCTTTCCGATATTTCCAAGGGAAAGACACCAACCATCAACAATCTTAGTGATGGCATTCATAAGATACAAACTGCCCTTCATCAAAGAAAACTTCTGATAGTCTTGGATGATGTAGATCGAGTAGAACAATTAAATGCAGTCTTTGGGATGCGAGAGTGGTTTTACCAGGGAAGCAAAATTATTATAACGACTCGGAATGTGCACTTGTTGAATGCTCATGAACATTGTAAGAGATATGCTGTGGAAAAAATGAATTTTACTGATTCATTGGAGCTGTTCAGTTGGCATGCTTTCCGAGAAAATCGCCCTCCAGAAGGTTATATAAATCACGTAGAGAGGATAATTAAACAATGCCAAGGTCTTCCTTTAGCCCTTGAGGTTGTAGGTGCTTCTCTACGTGGCAAGAAAGTAGATGTTTGGAGGAGTGCAATAGAGAAACTTGAAATGATTCCTCACTGCAAAATCCAAAAGATGTTGCAAATAAGCTATGAATCTTTGCAAGATGATCATGATAGAGATTTATTTCTTGAGATTGCATGTTTCTTTAATGGAGAGGCCATGTCTTTTGTGGTTGGGTTACTGGATGAATGTAATTATTTCACAACAATTGGAATAGAGAATCTTATCGATAGATGTCTGTTAAAAATTGATGATGGAAAGCTCAGAATGCATCAATCAATTCAGAGCATGGGCAGAGAAATTATACGTCAACCATCACCTAAAGATCCAGGGCAACGGAGTAGAGTGTGGCATTATAAAGACTCCCTTGAAGTATTAAAAGATGAAACA GGCACTAGAACAATTGAAGGCCTAGCATTAGACATGGATATGACTAAGGCATATCAAACAGAGTTCAGAACCGAAGCTTTTTCTGTGATGCACAGGCTAAGAATACTTAAGCTCAATAAG CTCCTTGGATCACTAAAGTTTCTTAATCTGAGCAACTGTCATGACATTGTCAAAACCCCGGACTTTGCACAGCTACCTGCTCTTGAGCAATTGCTCCTTGAAGATTGTGTAAGTTTAGTCGAGATTGATGAATCTATTGGAATGGCTGAAGGACTCGTATTATTaaatttaaagaactgtaaactCTTGAAGAAACTTCCAAACAATCTATGTATGCTAAAGTTACTGCAAACACTAATCATCTCGGGTTGTTCAAATCTTGGTGTGCTACCTATAGAGATGAGAAAGATGGTATCTTTGAAAGTTTTTTATGCTGATGGACTTTCTTTTGGTAATTCTGGCGAAAAAACTCAGGAAAATGAATCAATGCTACGATTCATCTGGGGTTGGGTTTCGAAACCCAGAATAGGTCCCCAACTCTCGCTGACTTCTTTATTACAGAGCTCCATTTCTGAATTAAGTTTGGCGAACTGCAATCTGCATGATAATGCTTTTCCCAAGGATTTCTGTGTCacatccacacttagatttttAAACTTGAGTCGGAACCCAATTCACTTCCTACCAGATTGCTTTAAAAATCTGAAAAAGGTTGAATTCCTTTGGTTAACAGAATGCAACCAGCTTGAAGTGCTTGAAGATTTGCCGAACATAGATGACTTAGTTGTTATGGATTGCCCTTCATTGGAGAAAATTACATGGATGCCTGGTGCATCTTTTAGAGGTTATTGTCCTCCATGGGGATGCACGAAACTAATTGATATGGGATCCATTTTCAAGCTTGTACCAATCGGACAAATAGACTCAGAATTCATCAACAGTTGTGGTATTTATGATGTGGAAGTCAAGAAAAAAATGCGTACAAGATTATACAATAGTAATTCATTGACTGAAAGCAGATGCCCAATTCAG GGAGTATATGAGCAGTTAGGAGGCAAAACATTCAGCATATTTTACCCTGGGGACAGCGTTCCAGATTGGTTCACTATTCAATGCAACGCATCTTCAGTATCATTTATCACATCTCGTTCCAAACTCAGATACATAAACACCTGCATTGTGTACAAGTTGAAGTCGGCCACAGAGTTCTTCCTGATGATCGATAACAGGACCAAGGATGATATGATCATATATCGTCCAACTTGTTATGGCATTCCTGAGGGAGATGAATATATGACATGGTTAAGTCATTGGAAATTCGGTATGTATGAGGTTGCTCCAGGAGACGAGGTCACTATTTCAACACTTGCATGTCATTCCAATCACAATTTTGAGGTAAAAGAGATTGGTGTTGAACTTGTGTATGAAGAGGAAGAACGAGCATATGTGCATTCAACCAAGCTACAAGAAACAGGACAAACCAGTGATAATACTTCTCAGTATGTCATCCCCTATGAAATTCAGCCATGGACACATCATAGAACAACACATTTATACATCCTCGGGCATGTCACAGTTGGACGTGATTTCATGATAAAGAGAATTTTTTCCTGA
- the LOC141690116 gene encoding disease resistance protein RUN1-like isoform X2, translating into MLKLESSNSYRYDVFLSFRGEDTRKNFTDHLYTALSDQGLITFRDDEEIERGESIKSELEQGIQQSRSWIIVFSKNFAFSSWCLDELVLILECRNNSKRLLLPIFYHVDPSDIRKQSGCVYEALCRHEEKFKTEVDSIKRKDLLDKVKRWRIALTQVANLGGMPLQDVANGYESIFIQKIINVVRDKVNYKIPSITPRLVGIDASVESVRAISLWLRYGYADVEVFALYGMGGVGKTTIAKYVYNTNFQFFEGSSFLENIREYSERSDGLVCLQRQLLSDISKGKTPTINNLSDGIHKIQTALHQRKLLIVLDDVDRVEQLNAVFGMREWFYQGSKIIITTRNVHLLNAHEHCKRYAVEKMNFTDSLELFSWHAFRENRPPEGYINHVERIIKQCQGLPLALEVVGASLRGKKVDVWRSAIEKLEMIPHCKIQKMLQISYESLQDDHDRDLFLEIACFFNGEAMSFVVGLLDECNYFTTIGIENLIDRCLLKIDDGKLRMHQSIQSMGREIIRQPSPKDPGQRSRVWHYKDSLEVLKDETGTRTIEGLALDMDMTKAYQTEFRTEAFSVMHRLRILKLNKVRLRGGYKDFPKKLKWLSWHGYTLRSLPNDFPFSSLVALDMQSSKLQTLGKLLGSLKFLNLSNCHDIVKTPDFAQLPALEQLLLEDCVSLVEIDESIGMAEGLVLLNLKNCKLLKKLPNNLCMLKLLQTLIISGCSNLGVLPIEMRKMVSLKVFYADGLSFGNSGEKTQENESMLRFIWGWVSKPRIGPQLSLTSLLQSSISELSLANCNLHDNAFPKDFCVTSTLRFLNLSRNPIHFLPDCFKNLKKVEFLWLTECNQLEVLEDLPNIDDLVVMDCPSLEKITWMPGASFRGYCPPWGCTKLIDMGSIFKLVPIGQIDSEFINSCGIYDVEVKKKMRTRLYNSNSLTESRCPIQGVYEQLGGKTFSIFYPGDSVPDWFTIQCNASSVSFITSRSKLRYINTCIVYKLKSATEFFLMIDNRTKDDMIIYRPTCYGIPEGDEYMTWLSHWKFGMYEVAPGDEVTISTLACHSNHNFEVKEIGVELVYEEEERAYVHSTKLQETGQTSDNTSQYVIPYEIQPWTHHRTTHLYILGHVTVGRDFMIKRIFS; encoded by the exons ATGTTGAAATTAGAATCCTCAAATTCATATAGGTATGACGTATTTTTAAGTTTTAGAGGTGAAGATACCCGCAAAAATTTTACTGATCATCTTTATACTGCTCTAAGTGATCAAGGTTTGATCACTTTTAGAGATGATGAAGAGATTGAGAGAGGAGAGAGTATCAAATCTGAGTTAGAACAAGGTATCCAACAAtcaagaagttggatcattgtgTTCTCCAAGAATTTTGCGTTTTCAAGTTGGTGTCTCGATGAACTTGTGTTGATTCTCGAGTGTAGGAACAATTCTAAACGTCTTTTATTACCTATCTTCTACCATGTTGATCCATCCGATATTCGCAAACAATCTGGTTGTGTTTACGAAGCGTTATGTAGGCATGAAGAGAAATTCAAGACTGAAGTTGATAGTATAAAAAGAAAGGACTTGTTGGATAAAGTAAAGCGATGGAGGATTGCTCTTACTCAGGTTGCCAATTTGGGGGGAATGCCTTTGCAAGACGTAGCCAATGG GTACGAATCAAtatttattcagaaaataattaacgTCGTCAGGGATAAAGTGAATTATAAAATCCCAAGTATCACACCACGTCTTGTTGGAATTGATGCTTCAGTAGAATCAGTACGGGCCATAAGTTTATGGTTAAGATATGGTTACGCCGATGTGGAAGTGTTTGCACTGTATGGTATGGGAGGGGTGGGAAAGACAACCATTGCCAAATACGTTTATAACACAAACTTCCAATTCTTTGAAGGCAGCAGTTTTTTAGAAAATATTAGAGAATATTCTGAACGGTCTGATGGTTTAGTGTGCTTACAAAGGCAACTTCTTTCCGATATTTCCAAGGGAAAGACACCAACCATCAACAATCTTAGTGATGGCATTCATAAGATACAAACTGCCCTTCATCAAAGAAAACTTCTGATAGTCTTGGATGATGTAGATCGAGTAGAACAATTAAATGCAGTCTTTGGGATGCGAGAGTGGTTTTACCAGGGAAGCAAAATTATTATAACGACTCGGAATGTGCACTTGTTGAATGCTCATGAACATTGTAAGAGATATGCTGTGGAAAAAATGAATTTTACTGATTCATTGGAGCTGTTCAGTTGGCATGCTTTCCGAGAAAATCGCCCTCCAGAAGGTTATATAAATCACGTAGAGAGGATAATTAAACAATGCCAAGGTCTTCCTTTAGCCCTTGAGGTTGTAGGTGCTTCTCTACGTGGCAAGAAAGTAGATGTTTGGAGGAGTGCAATAGAGAAACTTGAAATGATTCCTCACTGCAAAATCCAAAAGATGTTGCAAATAAGCTATGAATCTTTGCAAGATGATCATGATAGAGATTTATTTCTTGAGATTGCATGTTTCTTTAATGGAGAGGCCATGTCTTTTGTGGTTGGGTTACTGGATGAATGTAATTATTTCACAACAATTGGAATAGAGAATCTTATCGATAGATGTCTGTTAAAAATTGATGATGGAAAGCTCAGAATGCATCAATCAATTCAGAGCATGGGCAGAGAAATTATACGTCAACCATCACCTAAAGATCCAGGGCAACGGAGTAGAGTGTGGCATTATAAAGACTCCCTTGAAGTATTAAAAGATGAAACA GGCACTAGAACAATTGAAGGCCTAGCATTAGACATGGATATGACTAAGGCATATCAAACAGAGTTCAGAACCGAAGCTTTTTCTGTGATGCACAGGCTAAGAATACTTAAGCTCAATAAGGTACGGCTTCGTGGAGGTTATAAGGACTTCCCTAAAAAGTTGAAATGGTTATCTTGGCATGGATATACTTTAAGATCTTTACCAAATGACTTCCCTTTCAGTAGCTTAGTTGCACTTGACATGCAAAGTAGTAAATTGCAGACACTGGGGAAG CTCCTTGGATCACTAAAGTTTCTTAATCTGAGCAACTGTCATGACATTGTCAAAACCCCGGACTTTGCACAGCTACCTGCTCTTGAGCAATTGCTCCTTGAAGATTGTGTAAGTTTAGTCGAGATTGATGAATCTATTGGAATGGCTGAAGGACTCGTATTATTaaatttaaagaactgtaaactCTTGAAGAAACTTCCAAACAATCTATGTATGCTAAAGTTACTGCAAACACTAATCATCTCGGGTTGTTCAAATCTTGGTGTGCTACCTATAGAGATGAGAAAGATGGTATCTTTGAAAGTTTTTTATGCTGATGGACTTTCTTTTGGTAATTCTGGCGAAAAAACTCAGGAAAATGAATCAATGCTACGATTCATCTGGGGTTGGGTTTCGAAACCCAGAATAGGTCCCCAACTCTCGCTGACTTCTTTATTACAGAGCTCCATTTCTGAATTAAGTTTGGCGAACTGCAATCTGCATGATAATGCTTTTCCCAAGGATTTCTGTGTCacatccacacttagatttttAAACTTGAGTCGGAACCCAATTCACTTCCTACCAGATTGCTTTAAAAATCTGAAAAAGGTTGAATTCCTTTGGTTAACAGAATGCAACCAGCTTGAAGTGCTTGAAGATTTGCCGAACATAGATGACTTAGTTGTTATGGATTGCCCTTCATTGGAGAAAATTACATGGATGCCTGGTGCATCTTTTAGAGGTTATTGTCCTCCATGGGGATGCACGAAACTAATTGATATGGGATCCATTTTCAAGCTTGTACCAATCGGACAAATAGACTCAGAATTCATCAACAGTTGTGGTATTTATGATGTGGAAGTCAAGAAAAAAATGCGTACAAGATTATACAATAGTAATTCATTGACTGAAAGCAGATGCCCAATTCAG GGAGTATATGAGCAGTTAGGAGGCAAAACATTCAGCATATTTTACCCTGGGGACAGCGTTCCAGATTGGTTCACTATTCAATGCAACGCATCTTCAGTATCATTTATCACATCTCGTTCCAAACTCAGATACATAAACACCTGCATTGTGTACAAGTTGAAGTCGGCCACAGAGTTCTTCCTGATGATCGATAACAGGACCAAGGATGATATGATCATATATCGTCCAACTTGTTATGGCATTCCTGAGGGAGATGAATATATGACATGGTTAAGTCATTGGAAATTCGGTATGTATGAGGTTGCTCCAGGAGACGAGGTCACTATTTCAACACTTGCATGTCATTCCAATCACAATTTTGAGGTAAAAGAGATTGGTGTTGAACTTGTGTATGAAGAGGAAGAACGAGCATATGTGCATTCAACCAAGCTACAAGAAACAGGACAAACCAGTGATAATACTTCTCAGTATGTCATCCCCTATGAAATTCAGCCATGGACACATCATAGAACAACACATTTATACATCCTCGGGCATGTCACAGTTGGACGTGATTTCATGATAAAGAGAATTTTTTCCTGA
- the LOC141690116 gene encoding disease resistance protein RUN1-like isoform X1 encodes MLKLESSNSYRYDVFLSFRGEDTRKNFTDHLYTALSDQGLITFRDDEEIERGESIKSELEQGIQQSRSWIIVFSKNFAFSSWCLDELVLILECRNNSKRLLLPIFYHVDPSDIRKQSGCVYEALCRHEEKFKTEVDSIKRKDLLDKVKRWRIALTQVANLGGMPLQDVANGYESIFIQKIINVVRDKVNYKIPSITPRLVGIDASVESVRAISLWLRYGYADVEVFALYGMGGVGKTTIAKYVYNTNFQFFEGSSFLENIREYSERSDGLVCLQRQLLSDISKGKTPTINNLSDGIHKIQTALHQRKLLIVLDDVDRVEQLNAVFGMREWFYQGSKIIITTRNVHLLNAHEHCKRYAVEKMNFTDSLELFSWHAFRENRPPEGYINHVERIIKQCQGLPLALEVVGASLRGKKVDVWRSAIEKLEMIPHCKIQKMLQISYESLQDDHDRDLFLEIACFFNGEAMSFVVGLLDECNYFTTIGIENLIDRCLLKIDDGKLRMHQSIQSMGREIIRQPSPKDPGQRSRVWHYKDSLEVLKDETGTRTIEGLALDMDMTKAYQTEFRTEAFSVMHRLRILKLNKVRLRGGYKDFPKKLKWLSWHGYTLRSLPNDFPFSSLVALDMQSSKLQTLGKVNMLLGSLKFLNLSNCHDIVKTPDFAQLPALEQLLLEDCVSLVEIDESIGMAEGLVLLNLKNCKLLKKLPNNLCMLKLLQTLIISGCSNLGVLPIEMRKMVSLKVFYADGLSFGNSGEKTQENESMLRFIWGWVSKPRIGPQLSLTSLLQSSISELSLANCNLHDNAFPKDFCVTSTLRFLNLSRNPIHFLPDCFKNLKKVEFLWLTECNQLEVLEDLPNIDDLVVMDCPSLEKITWMPGASFRGYCPPWGCTKLIDMGSIFKLVPIGQIDSEFINSCGIYDVEVKKKMRTRLYNSNSLTESRCPIQGVYEQLGGKTFSIFYPGDSVPDWFTIQCNASSVSFITSRSKLRYINTCIVYKLKSATEFFLMIDNRTKDDMIIYRPTCYGIPEGDEYMTWLSHWKFGMYEVAPGDEVTISTLACHSNHNFEVKEIGVELVYEEEERAYVHSTKLQETGQTSDNTSQYVIPYEIQPWTHHRTTHLYILGHVTVGRDFMIKRIFS; translated from the exons ATGTTGAAATTAGAATCCTCAAATTCATATAGGTATGACGTATTTTTAAGTTTTAGAGGTGAAGATACCCGCAAAAATTTTACTGATCATCTTTATACTGCTCTAAGTGATCAAGGTTTGATCACTTTTAGAGATGATGAAGAGATTGAGAGAGGAGAGAGTATCAAATCTGAGTTAGAACAAGGTATCCAACAAtcaagaagttggatcattgtgTTCTCCAAGAATTTTGCGTTTTCAAGTTGGTGTCTCGATGAACTTGTGTTGATTCTCGAGTGTAGGAACAATTCTAAACGTCTTTTATTACCTATCTTCTACCATGTTGATCCATCCGATATTCGCAAACAATCTGGTTGTGTTTACGAAGCGTTATGTAGGCATGAAGAGAAATTCAAGACTGAAGTTGATAGTATAAAAAGAAAGGACTTGTTGGATAAAGTAAAGCGATGGAGGATTGCTCTTACTCAGGTTGCCAATTTGGGGGGAATGCCTTTGCAAGACGTAGCCAATGG GTACGAATCAAtatttattcagaaaataattaacgTCGTCAGGGATAAAGTGAATTATAAAATCCCAAGTATCACACCACGTCTTGTTGGAATTGATGCTTCAGTAGAATCAGTACGGGCCATAAGTTTATGGTTAAGATATGGTTACGCCGATGTGGAAGTGTTTGCACTGTATGGTATGGGAGGGGTGGGAAAGACAACCATTGCCAAATACGTTTATAACACAAACTTCCAATTCTTTGAAGGCAGCAGTTTTTTAGAAAATATTAGAGAATATTCTGAACGGTCTGATGGTTTAGTGTGCTTACAAAGGCAACTTCTTTCCGATATTTCCAAGGGAAAGACACCAACCATCAACAATCTTAGTGATGGCATTCATAAGATACAAACTGCCCTTCATCAAAGAAAACTTCTGATAGTCTTGGATGATGTAGATCGAGTAGAACAATTAAATGCAGTCTTTGGGATGCGAGAGTGGTTTTACCAGGGAAGCAAAATTATTATAACGACTCGGAATGTGCACTTGTTGAATGCTCATGAACATTGTAAGAGATATGCTGTGGAAAAAATGAATTTTACTGATTCATTGGAGCTGTTCAGTTGGCATGCTTTCCGAGAAAATCGCCCTCCAGAAGGTTATATAAATCACGTAGAGAGGATAATTAAACAATGCCAAGGTCTTCCTTTAGCCCTTGAGGTTGTAGGTGCTTCTCTACGTGGCAAGAAAGTAGATGTTTGGAGGAGTGCAATAGAGAAACTTGAAATGATTCCTCACTGCAAAATCCAAAAGATGTTGCAAATAAGCTATGAATCTTTGCAAGATGATCATGATAGAGATTTATTTCTTGAGATTGCATGTTTCTTTAATGGAGAGGCCATGTCTTTTGTGGTTGGGTTACTGGATGAATGTAATTATTTCACAACAATTGGAATAGAGAATCTTATCGATAGATGTCTGTTAAAAATTGATGATGGAAAGCTCAGAATGCATCAATCAATTCAGAGCATGGGCAGAGAAATTATACGTCAACCATCACCTAAAGATCCAGGGCAACGGAGTAGAGTGTGGCATTATAAAGACTCCCTTGAAGTATTAAAAGATGAAACA GGCACTAGAACAATTGAAGGCCTAGCATTAGACATGGATATGACTAAGGCATATCAAACAGAGTTCAGAACCGAAGCTTTTTCTGTGATGCACAGGCTAAGAATACTTAAGCTCAATAAGGTACGGCTTCGTGGAGGTTATAAGGACTTCCCTAAAAAGTTGAAATGGTTATCTTGGCATGGATATACTTTAAGATCTTTACCAAATGACTTCCCTTTCAGTAGCTTAGTTGCACTTGACATGCAAAGTAGTAAATTGCAGACACTGGGGAAGGTAAACATG CTCCTTGGATCACTAAAGTTTCTTAATCTGAGCAACTGTCATGACATTGTCAAAACCCCGGACTTTGCACAGCTACCTGCTCTTGAGCAATTGCTCCTTGAAGATTGTGTAAGTTTAGTCGAGATTGATGAATCTATTGGAATGGCTGAAGGACTCGTATTATTaaatttaaagaactgtaaactCTTGAAGAAACTTCCAAACAATCTATGTATGCTAAAGTTACTGCAAACACTAATCATCTCGGGTTGTTCAAATCTTGGTGTGCTACCTATAGAGATGAGAAAGATGGTATCTTTGAAAGTTTTTTATGCTGATGGACTTTCTTTTGGTAATTCTGGCGAAAAAACTCAGGAAAATGAATCAATGCTACGATTCATCTGGGGTTGGGTTTCGAAACCCAGAATAGGTCCCCAACTCTCGCTGACTTCTTTATTACAGAGCTCCATTTCTGAATTAAGTTTGGCGAACTGCAATCTGCATGATAATGCTTTTCCCAAGGATTTCTGTGTCacatccacacttagatttttAAACTTGAGTCGGAACCCAATTCACTTCCTACCAGATTGCTTTAAAAATCTGAAAAAGGTTGAATTCCTTTGGTTAACAGAATGCAACCAGCTTGAAGTGCTTGAAGATTTGCCGAACATAGATGACTTAGTTGTTATGGATTGCCCTTCATTGGAGAAAATTACATGGATGCCTGGTGCATCTTTTAGAGGTTATTGTCCTCCATGGGGATGCACGAAACTAATTGATATGGGATCCATTTTCAAGCTTGTACCAATCGGACAAATAGACTCAGAATTCATCAACAGTTGTGGTATTTATGATGTGGAAGTCAAGAAAAAAATGCGTACAAGATTATACAATAGTAATTCATTGACTGAAAGCAGATGCCCAATTCAG GGAGTATATGAGCAGTTAGGAGGCAAAACATTCAGCATATTTTACCCTGGGGACAGCGTTCCAGATTGGTTCACTATTCAATGCAACGCATCTTCAGTATCATTTATCACATCTCGTTCCAAACTCAGATACATAAACACCTGCATTGTGTACAAGTTGAAGTCGGCCACAGAGTTCTTCCTGATGATCGATAACAGGACCAAGGATGATATGATCATATATCGTCCAACTTGTTATGGCATTCCTGAGGGAGATGAATATATGACATGGTTAAGTCATTGGAAATTCGGTATGTATGAGGTTGCTCCAGGAGACGAGGTCACTATTTCAACACTTGCATGTCATTCCAATCACAATTTTGAGGTAAAAGAGATTGGTGTTGAACTTGTGTATGAAGAGGAAGAACGAGCATATGTGCATTCAACCAAGCTACAAGAAACAGGACAAACCAGTGATAATACTTCTCAGTATGTCATCCCCTATGAAATTCAGCCATGGACACATCATAGAACAACACATTTATACATCCTCGGGCATGTCACAGTTGGACGTGATTTCATGATAAAGAGAATTTTTTCCTGA